One genomic segment of Thermodesulfobacterium sp. TA1 includes these proteins:
- a CDS encoding energy transducer TonB — protein sequence MVSARYLSTSFFLHLLVLLGFLVVFRLSEVGSAKYIEIDLDAYLGPELRGDTQKEGKKEAGSLLNQPFFNQPLPAKEQRSEQALVEEDTNPTMVNQEEFSAKKEASSQRVLAKETPLQPAEGSGGHKAAYSVEAANEGGLKAGGFKGEAQEGKEAEKAGEQFLAQKFSIISDIVRRHLQYPYLARRMGWEGKVVVSFVLTKEGTVKEVKVVNSSGYKVLDENTVATLQACAKYFPVPPVDVKVKLPVTYKLN from the coding sequence ATGGTTTCTGCAAGGTATCTTTCTACTTCTTTTTTTTTACATCTTTTGGTTTTGCTGGGTTTTTTGGTGGTTTTTAGACTAAGTGAGGTTGGGTCTGCTAAATACATAGAAATAGACTTAGACGCTTATTTAGGACCAGAGCTGAGAGGAGACACCCAAAAGGAAGGGAAAAAAGAGGCGGGTTCTCTTTTAAACCAACCTTTTTTCAACCAACCTTTGCCAGCCAAAGAACAAAGGTCTGAACAAGCTTTGGTAGAAGAGGACACAAACCCAACGATGGTTAATCAGGAGGAGTTCTCAGCTAAGAAAGAGGCTTCTTCTCAGAGGGTTTTAGCCAAAGAGACTCCTTTACAACCGGCAGAAGGGTCAGGAGGACATAAAGCGGCTTATTCTGTTGAGGCGGCAAACGAGGGTGGTTTAAAGGCTGGAGGGTTTAAAGGTGAGGCTCAAGAGGGTAAAGAGGCAGAAAAGGCAGGGGAGCAGTTTCTTGCGCAAAAGTTTTCTATCATCTCAGACATCGTAAGAAGGCATCTTCAATACCCCTATCTGGCAAGAAGGATGGGATGGGAAGGAAAGGTGGTTGTTTCTTTTGTGCTTACCAAGGAAGGGACGGTAAAAGAGGTTAAGGTGGTTAATTCTTCTGGTTATAAAGTGTTAGACGAAAACACCGTCGCTACTTTACAAGCCTGTGCCAAATACTTTCCTGTCCCTCCGGTAGACGTTAAAGTCAAACTTCCGGTAACCTACAAGCTAAACTAA
- a CDS encoding biopolymer transporter ExbD produces the protein MEEKEFDYINVIPLVDIMLVLLTIVLVTATFIVQGSIPVNLPKAKSAETAEIRTYQITLTKEGEVFFEGRKVSLKELEDLVGSLKGEVQVSILADRSSQVQGLVDVLDLLKRHEVKRVSIKTEVVR, from the coding sequence ATGGAAGAAAAGGAGTTTGATTACATAAACGTGATACCTTTGGTAGACATCATGTTGGTTTTATTGACGATTGTGCTTGTTACCGCTACGTTTATCGTGCAGGGAAGCATTCCTGTAAACCTTCCTAAAGCCAAATCTGCAGAGACGGCCGAAATAAGGACCTATCAGATAACCCTTACCAAGGAGGGAGAGGTTTTTTTTGAAGGCAGAAAGGTCAGTCTAAAGGAGCTTGAGGATTTGGTAGGAAGTTTAAAAGGGGAGGTGCAGGTCTCTATCTTAGCAGACAGGTCCTCTCAGGTGCAAGGGCTGGTTGATGTGCTTGACCTGTTAAAAAGGCATGAGGTAAAAAGGGTATCTATAAAAACCGAGGTTGTAAGATAA
- the exbB gene encoding TonB-system energizer ExbB, with amino-acid sequence MNYLIWLVDYGIIGVLVGLSVISIAIGIERLSYYRRVELSTYKHAKELEIDLTKGLYVIATVGANAPYIGLLGTVLGIMLTFYTIGQEGMVDSRKIMVGLALALKATAVGLLVAIPSTAFYNYLLRKVKEKVALWELHFNR; translated from the coding sequence ATGAACTATTTAATCTGGTTGGTAGACTATGGGATAATCGGGGTTTTGGTTGGGTTAAGCGTGATTTCTATAGCGATAGGGATAGAAAGGTTAAGTTATTATAGGAGGGTTGAGCTTTCAACCTATAAGCATGCCAAGGAGCTTGAGATAGACCTGACGAAAGGGCTTTATGTGATAGCTACCGTTGGGGCTAATGCCCCTTATATTGGGCTTTTAGGGACGGTTTTAGGGATTATGCTCACTTTTTATACCATCGGGCAAGAAGGGATGGTTGACAGCAGAAAGATTATGGTAGGGTTGGCTTTAGCTTTAAAAGCCACGGCGGTTGGGCTTTTGGTAGCCATACCTTCTACGGCGTTTTACAACTACCTTTTAAGAAAGGTAAAAGAAAAGGTTGCCTTATGGGAACTCCATTTTAACCGTTAG
- a CDS encoding tRNA1(Val) (adenine(37)-N6)-methyltransferase — translation MEGLAQDLTLTSFFQGRLKVYQPKKGYRFGIDALLLGHFLRLKPEEKALEVGAGSGIVSLMAALKYPKAKLWALEVDPVFVSCLKKNLQENQLKNPVFLVKGDILKSPFKQERFDVVFSNPPYFKVGCGRQSPDPLKNLAKREIGLSLKNFLKNVARLLKNRGRLYLIFTALRTAELISALKETRLEPKTLRFVHSYPGDNARFVLVEAVKLAGEETLVLPPLFIYEKRKGVYTQEVKAMLEGF, via the coding sequence ATGGAAGGCCTTGCTCAAGACCTAACCCTTACCTCCTTTTTTCAAGGCAGATTAAAGGTCTACCAGCCTAAAAAGGGCTATCGGTTTGGGATAGACGCCTTGCTTTTGGGTCATTTTTTAAGACTAAAACCTGAAGAAAAGGCACTTGAGGTTGGAGCTGGGTCTGGGATAGTCTCCCTGATGGCTGCGCTAAAATACCCTAAGGCTAAACTCTGGGCACTTGAGGTTGACCCTGTTTTCGTGTCCTGCCTTAAAAAAAACCTTCAGGAAAACCAACTCAAAAACCCTGTTTTTTTGGTAAAAGGAGACATCCTAAAAAGCCCTTTTAAACAAGAAAGGTTTGACGTAGTCTTCTCTAACCCACCTTATTTTAAGGTTGGTTGCGGAAGGCAAAGCCCAGACCCTCTTAAAAATCTGGCTAAAAGAGAAATAGGTTTAAGCCTAAAAAATTTTCTAAAAAACGTAGCCAGACTGCTTAAAAACCGAGGAAGACTTTACCTGATTTTTACCGCCCTAAGGACCGCTGAACTCATCTCTGCCTTAAAGGAAACAAGGCTTGAGCCTAAAACCTTAAGGTTTGTCCATTCCTACCCTGGGGATAACGCCCGGTTTGTCTTGGTTGAGGCGGTAAAACTTGCAGGAGAAGAAACCTTAGTTTTACCCCCACTTTTTATCTACGAAAAAAGAAAAGGAGTCTATACCCAAGAGGTAAAAGCCATGTTAGAAGGTTTTTAA
- a CDS encoding thermonuclease family protein, which translates to MGGLDKVGFQVRVQGIRFVVLLVVFCLVWLVSLGGCKKQENLSENTVKVVRALDGDTVLLHNGERLRYAGIDTPELNHGKGLPPQPFAEEAYRLNKRLTEGKVFRLKASLKEKDHYGRLLGDLYFENGTSVSEILVREGLALVCYFPGSADYYHKLLPLQAEVVKKRKGFFSLLDKQPKGVVYIGNKQSKRFHHPDCTEAKRIKRKVYFKSLEEAFLEGYCPSRECFDKIFPGY; encoded by the coding sequence ATGGGAGGGTTAGATAAAGTGGGTTTTCAGGTTAGGGTTCAAGGGATTAGGTTTGTTGTCTTACTGGTGGTGTTTTGTTTAGTTTGGTTGGTTAGCCTTGGGGGTTGTAAAAAACAGGAGAATCTCTCTGAAAATACCGTAAAGGTGGTAAGGGCTTTAGACGGAGATACCGTGTTGCTTCATAACGGAGAAAGGCTCAGGTATGCAGGGATTGACACCCCTGAGTTAAACCATGGGAAGGGCTTACCGCCTCAGCCTTTTGCTGAAGAGGCCTACAGGTTAAACAAACGGCTGACCGAGGGAAAGGTTTTTAGGCTTAAGGCCTCCCTTAAGGAAAAGGACCATTACGGAAGGCTTTTAGGGGACCTTTATTTTGAAAACGGGACTTCGGTTTCTGAGATACTGGTGAGGGAAGGGTTGGCACTGGTTTGTTATTTTCCGGGAAGTGCAGATTATTATCATAAGCTACTTCCTTTGCAGGCAGAGGTGGTTAAAAAAAGAAAGGGCTTTTTTTCTTTGCTTGACAAACAACCAAAAGGGGTGGTTTACATCGGAAATAAGCAGTCTAAAAGGTTTCATCATCCAGACTGTACGGAGGCTAAGAGGATAAAAAGAAAGGTTTATTTTAAAAGTTTAGAGGAGGCTTTTTTGGAGGGGTATTGTCCCTCCAGAGAGTGTTTTGATAAAATTTTTCCGGGTTATTAA
- the hemW gene encoding radical SAM family heme chaperone HemW produces the protein MSLVEAALYLHVPFCLKKCPYCDFYSIPHVPSTLDEKAYLKALKAEVSQLKPFLFSLLDPDHLRFTTFYVGGGTPSLLSPGFYQSVFELLASVFNFSPEELTLEANPDTLTPDKLKGFLQAGFNRLSLGVQSLTAKGLKTLQRTHDLKTTLKALETASSLFKNLSLDFIFGWRHQGEKTLKKEIETALSFSPTHLSFYELTIEKNRPFSGFSPKKPVEKLYLVIEETLKTRGFLRYEISNYAKPGFECQHNLFYWEVKPYLGLGPSAVSRVSNLRWQNPADLKAYAENLLIKGKLPLKIIERLDNLEFAKEYLFMGLRLQKGIDLKRLKNEFGYTLKEDLLKNLSKKGLIEKRDHSLTLTFKGKLLHNQVVKLLWKALLKT, from the coding sequence ATGTCCTTGGTTGAGGCTGCCCTTTACCTTCATGTCCCCTTTTGTCTAAAAAAGTGTCCTTACTGTGATTTTTACTCTATCCCTCATGTTCCCTCAACTTTAGATGAAAAAGCCTATCTTAAAGCCTTAAAGGCTGAGGTAAGTCAGCTTAAACCCTTCTTGTTCTCTTTGTTAGACCCAGACCATCTCAGGTTTACCACCTTTTATGTCGGAGGAGGCACCCCTTCCCTTCTTTCTCCTGGGTTTTACCAATCGGTTTTTGAGCTTCTTGCTTCTGTGTTTAACTTTTCGCCTGAAGAGCTAACCCTTGAAGCCAACCCTGACACCCTCACCCCTGACAAACTAAAAGGTTTCTTGCAGGCAGGTTTTAACCGGCTAAGCCTTGGGGTCCAAAGCCTTACGGCAAAGGGCCTAAAAACCCTACAAAGAACCCACGACCTAAAAACCACCCTAAAAGCCTTAGAAACCGCCTCTTCCCTTTTTAAAAACCTTTCCTTAGACTTTATCTTCGGCTGGAGGCACCAAGGAGAAAAAACCCTAAAAAAAGAGATAGAAACAGCCCTAAGCTTTTCTCCTACCCACCTTTCTTTTTATGAACTAACCATAGAAAAAAACCGGCCTTTTTCTGGTTTTTCCCCTAAAAAACCCGTGGAAAAGCTCTACCTTGTGATAGAGGAAACCCTCAAAACCAGGGGTTTTTTGCGTTATGAAATCTCAAACTATGCTAAACCTGGTTTCGAATGCCAGCACAACCTTTTTTACTGGGAGGTAAAACCCTACCTCGGGCTTGGTCCCTCGGCAGTCTCGCGGGTCTCAAACCTTAGATGGCAAAACCCGGCAGACCTAAAAGCCTACGCTGAAAACCTGCTGATAAAAGGAAAACTTCCCCTAAAAATCATAGAAAGGCTTGATAACCTTGAGTTTGCCAAGGAATATCTCTTTATGGGGTTAAGGCTCCAAAAAGGAATAGACCTAAAAAGACTTAAAAACGAGTTTGGCTACACCTTAAAAGAAGACCTGTTAAAAAACCTTTCTAAAAAAGGTTTGATAGAAAAAAGAGACCACAGCCTAACCCTTACGTTTAAAGGTAAACTCTTACACAATCAGGTGGTAAAACTGCTATGGAAGGCCTTGCTCAAGACCTAA